A window of Candidatus Peribacteraceae bacterium genomic DNA:
TTCCCGGCGGAAAAGGTGGAGCCCAGCCTTCGTCCCGCAATGCAGGACTACGGCCGGCAGGCAAAACGCCGGCGCGCCGAACTCCCCTCCGCCCGGCCCTGTGCCTCCTCGTCAGCCCCTGCAAGGTTTCGGGGCTGACTCGTCGGCTGGCCATGTCGAAGCAGGGCCTTCCCCTTCACCCCCCACGGCGCGCCACCCTCCCAAGGGGTATCACAGATGAATGAAAGAATATGTGCGTGTAGATTGAATTGATACTTTTCTATGTAGTAGCGGAGAGCACCTTCTCCGCCAGTTCCCTCATCTTCGCCTCATCCGGCTTCCGCCACGGATGGCACGTGAGGAGCCGCCGCATGCTCAGGAGGGATCCCATCACCAAGCCGCGCTTGCGCAGCATCTCCATGGCGTACGCGGAGCACGTCGGGGTGTGGCGGCAGTAGCCGTAGGGGTAGAGGTGTCGAAGGGGGCCATGATCGGGCGACAGGGTCCCCTGGTAGAGGCGGATCATGCCGTTGGCAACGTTGCGGGGGAGATGCCAAAGGGGGGCGAGAAGTGCTTGCACCATGAATCTTGAATACGTGAATTGTTCATAGTGTACGGAAGCGTTACCGTACGAGCTACTTATTTCCCTCTTCCTATGGTGATCACGACAGGAGACGTCCTCACCTTCCTGTACATCCTCGTGGGGATCATGCTCGTGGTGGTGCTCTACAACGTCTTGCAGCTCTTCGTGGACGTGCGCCGCATCGTCAAGCGCGCGGATCGCCTGACGGAGAAGGTGGAGTCCATCATCCTCAAGCCGCTGGCGATCGCCGATGAGGTGCTGGGGAACGTAATGGCGCTGTTCGAGGGGAGGGGGAAGAAGGAGCGTAAAGGATTCGATCACAAGAAGGTTCACTGATAGTCTGGG
This region includes:
- the yidD gene encoding membrane protein insertion efficiency factor YidD, which encodes MVQALLAPLWHLPRNVANGMIRLYQGTLSPDHGPLRHLYPYGYCRHTPTCSAYAMEMLRKRGLVMGSLLSMRRLLTCHPWRKPDEAKMRELAEKVLSATT
- a CDS encoding CASP domain-containing protein, yielding MVITTGDVLTFLYILVGIMLVVVLYNVLQLFVDVRRIVKRADRLTEKVESIILKPLAIADEVLGNVMALFEGRGKKERKGFDHKKVH